GATCGGTCCCCATTAAATAACGTTTGGTTCCATCTTCCCTAAAGTCGAAATAATAGCCATACAGTAGTGAGCCTGAGGGTTTCCCAACCAAATCATTAATCCGATCATGTGTCCCATCTTTCCAAATCCCCTCTACAAAAATAGGTATTTCTGTATAGGCATCCTTTTGGATGATAACGTCCTTTCCGATAACCGTTGAAGCCTGTTCTTCCACAATTCGATAGTTCATTTCAGTTTCTCCTTTAATCTGAATTTGAAAGGAGATTCGAGGAAAAGATTTAAGCTTCACATTCTTTTTCTTCGCCATGTGCGGCGTCACCCCATGCATTCGTTGAAAAGCTTTAGCGAATGCTTCTGGGGTCTCATAACCATAATTTAGCGCAATATCGATGACCTTATTATCTGTTCCTGCTAACTCCTCGGCTGCTAGCGTAAGACGCCTGTTTCGTACATATTCAGTAACCGTAAATCCGGTTAAAGCATGAAACATACGTTGAAAATGAAATTTCGATGTCATTGCAGCCGTAGCAATGTCTTCGATCTCAATGGCGGAGTTCAGATTGTGTTCCACGTAATCTATCGCTTGCTGTAGC
This Paenibacillus sp. FSL R5-0345 DNA region includes the following protein-coding sequences:
- a CDS encoding AraC family transcriptional regulator translates to MKWKGDEVLETIRLLQQAIDYVEHNLNSAIEIEDIATAAMTSKFHFQRMFHALTGFTVTEYVRNRRLTLAAEELAGTDNKVIDIALNYGYETPEAFAKAFQRMHGVTPHMAKKKNVKLKSFPRISFQIQIKGETEMNYRIVEEQASTVIGKDVIIQKDAYTEIPIFVEGIWKDGTHDRINDLVGKPSGSLLYGYYFDFREDGTKRYLMGTDLPEGKEATEGLVTLHVPGQTYAVFDSRESIPDDSEIGLEIQNVWRRIYSEWFPSVGFEQVEGPCMEKYFWMDDTQEESICEVWIPVRRKI